A single genomic interval of Balaenoptera musculus isolate JJ_BM4_2016_0621 chromosome 14, mBalMus1.pri.v3, whole genome shotgun sequence harbors:
- the GPN3 gene encoding GPN-loop GTPase 3 isoform X1, translated as MPRYAQLVMGPAGSGKSTYCATIVQHCEALNRSVQVVNLDPAAEHFNYSVMADIRELIEVDDVMEDNTLQFGPNGGLVFCMEYFANNFDWLEDCLGHVEDDYILFDCPGQIELYTHLPVMKQLVQQLEQWEFRVCGVFLVDSQFMVESFKFISGILSALSAMISLEIPQVNVMTKMDLLSKKAKKEIEKFLDPDMYSLLDDPTSDLRSKKFKKLTNAICGLIDDYSMVRFLPYDQSDEESMNIVLQHIDFAIQYGEDLEFKEPKEHEDESSSVFDEYFQEHQNE; from the exons ATGCCTCGGTATGCGCAGCTGGTCATGGGCCCCGCAGGCAGCGGGAAG AGCACCTATTGTGCCACCATCGTCCAGCACTGCGAAGCCCTCAATCGGTCTGTCCAAGTTGTGAACCTAGATCCTGCAGCAGAACATTTCAACTACTCTGTGATGGCTG ACATCCGGGAATTGATTGAAGTGGATGACGTGATGGAGGACAATACTCTGCAGTTCGGTCCCAATGGAGGATTGGTATTTTGCATGGAATACTTTGCCAATAATTTCGATTGGCTAGAGGATTGTCTCGGCCATGTAGAGGATGACTACATCCTTTTTGACTGTCCAG GTCAGATTGAATTGTATACTCACCTGCCCGTGATGAAACAGCTGGTCCAGCAACTAGAACAGTGGGAGTTTCGAGTCTGTGGAGTTTTTCTTGTTGATTCTCAATTCATGGTGGAGTCGTTCAAG TTTATTTCTGGCATCTTGTCAGCCCTGAGCGCTATGATCTCTCTAGAAATTCCTCAAGTTAACGTCATGACGAAAATGGATCTGCTGAGTAAGAAAGctaaaaaggaaattgagaa GTTTCTAGATCCAGACATGTATTCTTTATTAGATGACCCTACAAGCGACTTAAGAagcaaaaaattcaaaaaattgaCTAATGCTATATGTGGACTG ATTGACGACTACAGCATGGTTCGATTTTTGCCTTACGATCAGTCAGATGAAGAAAGCATGAACATCGTATTACAGCATATTGATTTTGCCATTCAGTATGGAGAAGACTTGGAATTTAAAGAACCGAAG GAACATGAAGATGAGTCATCTTCCGTGTTTGACGAATATTTTCAGGAACACCAGAATGAATGA
- the GPN3 gene encoding GPN-loop GTPase 3 isoform X2 → MADIRELIEVDDVMEDNTLQFGPNGGLVFCMEYFANNFDWLEDCLGHVEDDYILFDCPGQIELYTHLPVMKQLVQQLEQWEFRVCGVFLVDSQFMVESFKFISGILSALSAMISLEIPQVNVMTKMDLLSKKAKKEIEKFLDPDMYSLLDDPTSDLRSKKFKKLTNAICGLIDDYSMVRFLPYDQSDEESMNIVLQHIDFAIQYGEDLEFKEPKEHEDESSSVFDEYFQEHQNE, encoded by the exons ATGGCTG ACATCCGGGAATTGATTGAAGTGGATGACGTGATGGAGGACAATACTCTGCAGTTCGGTCCCAATGGAGGATTGGTATTTTGCATGGAATACTTTGCCAATAATTTCGATTGGCTAGAGGATTGTCTCGGCCATGTAGAGGATGACTACATCCTTTTTGACTGTCCAG GTCAGATTGAATTGTATACTCACCTGCCCGTGATGAAACAGCTGGTCCAGCAACTAGAACAGTGGGAGTTTCGAGTCTGTGGAGTTTTTCTTGTTGATTCTCAATTCATGGTGGAGTCGTTCAAG TTTATTTCTGGCATCTTGTCAGCCCTGAGCGCTATGATCTCTCTAGAAATTCCTCAAGTTAACGTCATGACGAAAATGGATCTGCTGAGTAAGAAAGctaaaaaggaaattgagaa GTTTCTAGATCCAGACATGTATTCTTTATTAGATGACCCTACAAGCGACTTAAGAagcaaaaaattcaaaaaattgaCTAATGCTATATGTGGACTG ATTGACGACTACAGCATGGTTCGATTTTTGCCTTACGATCAGTCAGATGAAGAAAGCATGAACATCGTATTACAGCATATTGATTTTGCCATTCAGTATGGAGAAGACTTGGAATTTAAAGAACCGAAG GAACATGAAGATGAGTCATCTTCCGTGTTTGACGAATATTTTCAGGAACACCAGAATGAATGA
- the FAM216A gene encoding protein FAM216A isoform X1 — MPGQGPVSEWTECSSSTEPPTVARAECGGGGSAGYSYYQNSKDRLKDGHKMNSHITKLQELWKTPQVQTIHVPKSMTETSLLKHPDLTLGQKRYLCSIAKIYNANYLRTLMKRQYMHVTQHSSQKPGVLTHHRSHLSSRYSQKQHYPCTTWRHQLEREDWGPSNTAAASAPEMIIQHSLWRPVRNKEGLKTGYASKTRCKSLKIFRKPGRLFMQSVSTNDSESYMNEEKKEDDLLNKCMQSMSIEEQGEHLMLT; from the exons ATGCCCGGCCAGGGTCCAGTGTCCGAGTGGACGGAGTGCAGTTCTTCCACAGAGCCGCCCACAGTGGCCAGGGCCGAGTGTGGCGGCGGCGG atcaGCTGGATATTCTTATTACCAGAATTCCAAAG ATAGACTCAAAGATGGACACAAAATGAACTCACACATAACCAAGCTGCAAGAGTTATGGAAAACGCCTCAAGTTCAAACAATTCACGTCCCTAAGTCAATGACAGAGACATCCCTTCTAAAG CATCCAGACCTCACCTTAGGCCAGAAGCGTTACCTGTGCAGCATTGCTAAGATCTATAATGCAAACTATCTGAGGACGTTAATGAAGAGGCAGTACATGCATGTGACCCAGCACAGCTCACAAAAGCCAG GTGTCCTCACTCATCACAGGAGCCACCTCAGTTCTCGTTACTCACAGAAGCAGCATTACCCCTGCACTACATGGCGACACCAGCTGGAGAGAGAGGACTGGGGGCCTTCTAACACTGCAGCTGCATCTGCACCTGAGATGATCATACAGCATTCCCTTTGGCGACCAGTGAGAAACAAAGAAGG TTTAAAAACTGGATATGCATCTAAAACAAGATGTAAGTCACTGAAGATTTTTAGAAAACCAGGCAGACTGTTCATGCAATCAG tttctacAAATGATTCTGAATCAtacatgaatgaagaaaaaaaggaagacgaTTTGCTAAATAAGTGTATGCAATCAATGTCAATTGAAGAACAGGGAGAACATCTGATGCTAACTTGA
- the FAM216A gene encoding protein FAM216A isoform X2, with protein MPGQGPVSEWTECSSSTEPPTVARAECGGGGSAGYSYYQNSKGIDRLKDGHKMNSHITKLQELWKTPQVQTIHVPKSMTETSLLKHPDLTLGQKRYLCSIAKIYNANYLRTLMKRQYMHVTQHSSQKPGVLTHHRSHLSSRYSQKQHYPCTTWRHQLEREDWGPSNTAAASAPEMIIQHSLWRPVRNKEGLKTGYASKTRCKSLKIFRKPGRLFMQSVSTNDSESYMNEEKKEDDLLNKCMQSMSIEEQGEHLMLT; from the exons ATGCCCGGCCAGGGTCCAGTGTCCGAGTGGACGGAGTGCAGTTCTTCCACAGAGCCGCCCACAGTGGCCAGGGCCGAGTGTGGCGGCGGCGG atcaGCTGGATATTCTTATTACCAGAATTCCAAAGGTATTG ATAGACTCAAAGATGGACACAAAATGAACTCACACATAACCAAGCTGCAAGAGTTATGGAAAACGCCTCAAGTTCAAACAATTCACGTCCCTAAGTCAATGACAGAGACATCCCTTCTAAAG CATCCAGACCTCACCTTAGGCCAGAAGCGTTACCTGTGCAGCATTGCTAAGATCTATAATGCAAACTATCTGAGGACGTTAATGAAGAGGCAGTACATGCATGTGACCCAGCACAGCTCACAAAAGCCAG GTGTCCTCACTCATCACAGGAGCCACCTCAGTTCTCGTTACTCACAGAAGCAGCATTACCCCTGCACTACATGGCGACACCAGCTGGAGAGAGAGGACTGGGGGCCTTCTAACACTGCAGCTGCATCTGCACCTGAGATGATCATACAGCATTCCCTTTGGCGACCAGTGAGAAACAAAGAAGG TTTAAAAACTGGATATGCATCTAAAACAAGATGTAAGTCACTGAAGATTTTTAGAAAACCAGGCAGACTGTTCATGCAATCAG tttctacAAATGATTCTGAATCAtacatgaatgaagaaaaaaaggaagacgaTTTGCTAAATAAGTGTATGCAATCAATGTCAATTGAAGAACAGGGAGAACATCTGATGCTAACTTGA